The segment ttctaGTTGGATTTACCCCCATGGAAACCAGATGCcgttatttcaaaatccaaaGCCAGTCACAAAAGATTTGACATCAAAGTACAAGATCATGAAATTTCATGCCGTAAAAGTAGAAGAAATTACCAAATTTTGCAGATCCAAAGGAGTCACCTTAACTGGATACTTTGATGTTTACTTCATTAAGGCTTTGCAAGAAACTATATTCAAAGCAATCGACCCAAAaactaaattcaaaacaaactcATACGTTGCAATAAACGGTCGCAGATACTACAATGACGATATTAAGAACTTTAAGTACGGGACTATGGTATGTGGTGATCCTGTTATCCTTGAACGCGTTGATGATCCTTCGGAAGCTATGCGCACTTTCCAGCAGCAACTTCAAGAAGACATCAAATCTAAATACGCATTCAAAACTATTGGAATGATACAATACGCTGATCTTTGGAGTTTTTTTAATAGCAAAATTGGCAAAGTAGGTGGCCGTCCTACACTTACTATATCCAATCTTGGAAAAATTGCTGATTCCAATGATTCATACCGTTTTAAGGAGTTGtattttggatcaaatgCTGGTGTTTTGTACAACTTTGTCTTGAACATGACTACAATTTCTACTAATGAGGTTACTGCTGTTATTGGGTATTTGCcagaatttgaaacataCAGTCTCGATGGCAAGAAAGTAATAGATGAATTTCTCAACTTATTTAGATCTtatattgaagatggtaCCAAATTGATACAATAAACTATTTAGATTTTAGTTTCCTTGGGTCTGGAACATCCTTTCTTGTAACCAAAAAAACTCACGTTGTTTATTAGCGTTTGAGCCATTGAACTGGTGCGCGTATATATGTTCTCGATTGAAGTGTGTAAAAAGTcgagttgttgaagaagacATATGGCGCTTTTAAAGTGTTGAGCTCGCCATCTTTAATGACCAAAGCACCAACTTCCGCTTCATACTTCAGTCCAACTGCACATTACCTGATTTTCCAACTTTAGTTGAAGCATAAAGGACGCATTTCATCAGCTTATTCATGCTAACACTTGTCATCTTGCAGCCCCAGGAATAGATGTTCATAAGTGCGGTTGTCTCTATAGCTACCAGTCAACCAGAACCGTAGGTAACAACATCATGGGTTTCATCTTTATATTGTTAGAAGTTTTCCTTTTGGACCATCAATTCTCCTCATCAACTCCTTAGAACGCTTGATACTAAACTCCTCACACTTCTTAATAGTACCACTAATATGAGCACAGCTAAAGGTGATATTCTGATCTTCAATCTTAGTCACTAAGCTCATTGCTGCAACAatagtttcaaattgagcTCGCCCACATCTCATTATCCCTGTGGATGTCTTGTTAGAAAAATATTTTAGCGTCATTAACATCCCTGCTGATCCTGATCCAAAATCGCCATAGTATTCTTGTAATGATTTTCGAATTGCATGGAGTATGGTCTTGTGATTGATATTCGATGGTGATGCTCGATGGAGGGTTAGCAAGGCATTCCTTTCTGAACTTGTGAATTGTGTCGCTTCATTGGGATCTGTGGGTAGTGCTTCGGTGTTACTGGTTGGTGGATATATGATCTCGAACAAGATGTACCTATGCTTTACCCTAACCATTGCCAATGTTCTGCTTCAATGATGGAGGTATAGTCTTTTTTTAGAAATTATTTTGTGTGATCATTTTGCGAGATTGCAAGCACAATCAACCACCAACTTTAGCTGGTGTAGTCATGAGCTAAATGAAGTTACAGAGGGCTTCAGCGAGCTGCTACAGATGCAAGTTACTAATATTACACACGTATATTACATCGTTAAATACTTTTCAGTCAAATATCGCGCCATTTGTGAATTCCCATTAACACTGTAAATCAAAGACAAGTTGTAAGCTGCCTCccatttcaaatcataatcatcttcaatatcatcttcatcatccaGTATTTGCAATACCTTGTTATAATGACCAACAGCAAGAGTAGTCAATCCCAACATGTGAAACAACCTACCAAAATTATACTCAATCTCTTGTTTTTCGTAAATCGTTGGGTTCGTCCGAAGTCTATTGGTTTTGTATTCCAACAAGATGCTTATTCCCTGTAATAATTGGATATGTCGATTTGAACTTAATCTTTGCATTGACCTGTGAACATGAGCTAAGCCTAGTACcaaacaaatcattgaatcTTTGGAAAAGTACCTGTATGCTCGATTGAGGTAAAATACCAAAGACGAATGACTTCCTTTACCACCGAGTAAATTCGCATAAATGTAAATCAAGTCAGGATGGGAGTGACCTAATTGAATATCCCCCACATTGGCCGTGATGTTAGGCATACCCGACACAGGTTCCTGTTTGAAGCACGAGTCATAGGCTTTAATCTGACGAAGGAAAAACTTTTGGTGATTATAACAGGAAAACGTTTCTGCAAATACTGCCCCTGATGCATAACAGCAGAAGAATAAATGACACATATAGGGactaaattgattttgaagtaAAAAAGTTCTGATGTTGTGAAACACCGTGGTGGCAgcttgttcttgtttgattcCAAACATAAGCTTTAGTAATCTCAACATTGCATCTTTGTTCTTGTCATGAACAAATATGTTAACCGATAATGCAATATTTATAATATCATCAGCGTATTCGGTATTGTTTTCATATTTTGACATGACTAGGCCAAATTGTgcaaaaatatcaaaccaTTGGTCATACGTTAGTCCTCTAAACTCAGTTTTGGAAACCAAAGTTTGACGAGTGAAAGTCTCTTCCAGATTGAACCCTTCCAAGAGATTATAAGCACGAGCTAATTTctcatccaaatcaatatctttACGAGTACGATACCGTATGATTCCTTTAAATCTCTTTGATCTATCTTTTGGGAAAAAACTTTTAATACTGGTAAACATTTCAATTAACTGAGATGCCAACTGAATCCAAGCAGCTATAGCTACCCGATCACCCAAGTTCATAGATTCTTGCAATCTCTCCATTCGACCatacttttccaaaactttcCTCTTTGCATTAGCTTCTATTTCCTCCTTCTCTTGCTCTGACAATTTCGCCCTCTTTGGAGTCTTTCTCATCTTATTTCTAATTAGGGAAAACCCTTCAGCCTCTGCTGGTTCGTCGAGTGgcttttcctttttcaaattcttctgGTTAACCATTTGCACCTCATTGATTAATGCTTCAGCTTGGGCATCATCACCTAAGTGATATAATGTTTCAGCTAGAGCCAATTTAAAGTCGACATTATTGGGTGAATGGGTCAATAACTCTTCATATGCTTCTTTTGCCTCGGCATAATCAGcgatttcaaaataacATTTTCCCAACAATGTAACTAAATCGAAACTCGAAACTAACTCCTCATTACCAAACGCACGAGTAAGAAATGTCAACGCTTCCTCGTAGTAACCATATTCCTGCAATTGTTTACCAgcttcaaaattcaaatctgCAATTGCAGCCTGGTTGTCGTCTAATAAATACTCAAAATGATGCATTGCCTCTTCCTTTTGGTCCAACCCCAATCGAAGTATTCCTAGCTTGAATCGTATATCTATCGGAAGATCATatggttttgttttgaagtCAGCTAAGTCCCGAGATTTCAAGtggttcaatttcttgaatcGCCtctttgaatcaaattcgGAATCATCATTCTCATCCCACCATGTTTCATCCATCCTTCCTTGAATCCATCTTGCCGCTAGCTTTAATACATTGATACCAAGTTTAAGAGAACGATGTTGAACGTGCAATTCCAATAAGATGTTCAACTCTGGCCAGTCAAATTTTGGATACTGATCATCACTATCTGTATCAGGATTAATATTTTGATCTAGGATTCGCATGTACAAGTTTATGGCATCATTTAAACGCTTCTGTTCCAGATAAACCCCAGCCAAATATTTTATAATGTTGGTATCTTGAGGATACAACTGACGAATTTTCTGAAATCCGTCTAAAGCCTTACCAAATTGTCGTTTTTCCTTGTAAAGAAGTGCCCTTTCAAGAATAAAATTGGCACTTCGTTTAGTGTCTGAGGTTATAGCTCTAGTATAACAATAAATAGCTTGGTCGATATGGCCtaattcatttgataattcTGCCACTTGTCCCCAAAAGTCACTATCCCAAGGATGTAAATTAGCAGCCAAAAGCCAAGAACTACAACATTCGTCTAACTTCTCTTGTGATTTGTAAATTTCTCCAATCGCTTTATAAGCACTAAAATTCTTTGGATCCTTTTTAATAACGTCAACGTATAATTGTTGTGCAACTTGTAAATCATTACGAACAAATGCCTCATTTGCAAGAGATAAGTTCATTCGTACTTCAGGGTCCAAGTCACGATTATCGGCTCTCATCATTCGTTTCCTGTAATACGACTTGTTATTCTTCGATAATTTCTCTCTTCTGTTCCTTACTTTGAAGTTACTGGCACCTTTAAGGGCATCCTTGAAGTTATACTCATCATCgtaatcatcatcgtcagAAATGTCCTTGAAATCTTCGTCCTCATCGTCCGAAGGTATAAACAACGGTTctacatcatcaccatcatcatctaaCTCCTCTCCTTCTATACCAAGGTCTTTCATGTCCAATTCAGTGAGTGCTTCGTCAATCTTCGCATCGTCCTCCAGATCACTCAAATGGAGTTCTAGGTCGATATTATCCTCAAAGTAATTGTTACTCGGTAGCTTCTGTTGTTGGGACATTCTTGTGATATTATTGAGCTATATGCTGCTTGGTGACTGTGTAATTTCAATGGTAAGGAAGGGTTCCTGAGCTCTTTGAGTGAAGGTACATGCTCTAAGctttgtttgtgtttttatttttgaacTTTTGACATGCGGATGTCTTATGTAAGCAATTATGTAATATTTATGGAATATGGGTACAACTACtgcaacaattgatcaagagTTGATCTAAATACAGGCACGAGGTTGCAAATTACATCAGAAGCTTTTTTGCTTCTAAGAGAGCTCACTAAGGTTGAGGAGGGCTATTTCGACCTGATACACGATGTGTAGATTCTACGAGAAGGAAGAAATCAGGCGCGTCAGTTTCATCAGTTCTATACGAGAATTCTGGGAGCAAGCTCGTCGTATAGGCTTGTAGGACAAGATCTGAAATTATTTGTACGAGTGAGAGAAGTTTGTTATGCGATATGATGAAGGAATAATGAGATCATGTTATGCAACAACTTTTGTGTTATTAGAATGGAATAAGACGAAGAACGCGATGATGTTCAACACATGGACCTTTAAGAGTTTCCCTTGTCTTTTGGACCTAGAAACAATTGACCACACTGTAATGGATTATGGTTCTTCTAGCTATTGAGATTTAGGCAACTAAAATGAATATAGGATGATGTACAACTCTCTCCATGcaatttgttttaaagTCGTATTTTTACTCTGTTTTTGTGACActgaaacaattttttgcGTCACTCCTTCTCTCCttaaatcaaacaacaacaatacaatagaGAAAATTATCAcaggagaagaagaatcaaTCTAAAACAATTGACTCTTTATCGTCtttcaatcattgattAATTTATAGAGATACACACATCTTCAATAGTGAAATATACTAAAACAGTATCAGTACTTCCAATTGCAAACACCAAAGCGACATATCCTTGATTGAAGATTATtacatcaccaccaccacttcACCCCAATTGCCACGGCATCCTTTACTACAAACACTGAACTAAAAATAGAGAAACTACATACAATGTCGGACCTTAGACGAATTGCTTTATCCAACACAAATATCAAGGGGATGGAGGCATCACAATTGCCACCACAACAGGGCAACACAACCCCAGTCCCAGGGCAAATGGGCAAGACTGATTCCGAAATCAATCTAACTCGTCCTGAATTATATGGCATGTATGAAGGtgattcatttgttgatttcaataaagatattgatgattcatCGTTACTTGATCTTAATGTGTTAAGCGCTGAGAAGGTCAAAGCCAATGGAAAGAAAGCTGCAGTAAAGACTGAGGTGGCGCCTAAATTGACATTGTACTCACTTCCTTTacctttgaaattggtcaTTGTTGCTAGTTCTGCATACATATACAATCAAGTTATCAGACATATAAACTACAATCATTTTAGTGAAAATCAGTTGGTTAATTATCCATTAACAATAACTCATGTTTTCCTTTATGCATTTGTctcaaaattcaaattgagtaattatattgaaattaatgATGATCTCCTAAATGCaggtgatgaaattttggcaTTAACTTTACAAGGGTTATTAATGGCTTCGTTGCATCCAATTTTGGACAAGATATTGCctaaatttttttccaaaagatTGCTTTCGTCAAACCCCaatccttcttcaaaatccaatGTTTCTAGTGATTTGATCAGGTCATGTATCACTTTTTTGGGAATCAGTTATGCTATACGTAAAATAGAATGGAGCAGTTTTCTTCAAGTTTCAATCATTTGGTCATTAATCAATCCAGGTTTATGGTTATTGTTAGATGGAACGATTTCAGGATTTTTGGCTTCTTTGATAGCGTCTACCATTGCCTGTGTTAGCATATACTCACAAAATCACAATTTTATTAATGGATATTCTAAAACTACTGACGATGTGATTGCATTGTGGTTATGGATTGGaagtttcttcttttgtggCATAATCATTTTTGGTAAACTTGGTAGAGGTttatttggaaacaattAATTTAAATAGAGTCTTTATAGTTGTACTTCAAGCGTTTTGTTATTAAAGGATACATTCGTTATCTATACTAAGTAATAATTGGCATAACACCGATTTCAGTTTGCCCTATTTCTCTTTCTCCTCAATGCTCTCATCAATTATATCCTCTATGTCCACTTGTTTAACCAAGCCACCAACTCTTTTTTCATCTCTCCTTTGCAACCACGCTATGCTTCCCACAACAAATACAGTAGCTATAGATGAACTAATTAGGGCAATGGCACCATTACGAAACTTTGGTGCTGTATCAGCAGAAAAGAATACAATTGACCACCAAGCATTCATGGTATTTCCCAACATATTCATCGAACTAATCACTATTGCTCGTTCTTGTAAATCATCAGCACATACTATATTGGCCCAGCCAAATGAAACTGTTTGTGCTGCGTACGACACACCACTCAAGTATTGGGCAACAAACACCGACCCCTCGGTATATGGTCGACACAAGTGGATTATGGGTGATATCAATACAACTAAAGCAATAACCAATGATATGTGCCAGTACAATTTACCATTGCCCACATTCCTTATGTAATAAGCAGATATTGCGGTTGCTAAAACCCCGACAGCATACACTCCCATGGGGAAATGGTTTCGATCCAGAACCGAATAATCATAGTACTTTAACCACAATGCAAACACACtatttgttgcaaatgatTCATTTATTGCACCAACAAGCCACAACATGCCAAATAAATACCAGTGCCATTTTCCAAACACCCTTACAAGCACATTCCATCCAAATTTATCATGCTTTGGTTTGACCAACCTCTCTAACGCCATTGCATGTTCTTCATCAGTAAAATAAAATGGCTTGCCAATTTCGGGTGCATCAGGAAAGAATATATATCCAAATATGACAATGGGGAAACTACATATGAAATCCATTATGAACAATACCCTCCAACTAGCCAATCCGTGCCACCCGTCCATATTCTGATGTACAGCCGCTTGAATCACCCCTGAGAAAATCTGCCCCACTAGCCCACTCGAGGTGAATACAAATGTTCGTATAATCAAATCTCTAGCATCAGTATAATATGATCCCAAGATCAAATGTACTCCACCAAAGATACAGCTTTCAAACATTGCTTGAACAAATCGGATAAtacaaagttgataaaaatgaGTGACTTTATACGTGGACAATGTAAGTATTGACCATATACCAGCACATATAGTTAACCAATACCGCGATctaattttcaacaagattaAATTATGAGGAATCATAGAAATGATATAACCGACATAGAAGATGGTGTTGACgacattgaaatcattgcCCGATAATCCCAAATCTTCTTGCATACCTGAAACATATGCGTTGGCAACGTTGGCTCGATCAAGGTAGTTAACCCAATAAAGAAGACAGACATAAGTGAGAACAAACAcatccaatttgaacaagtaGCGACGTTCTTTTGGGTCCGAAGGTGGTTTTCCCCAAAGGGCATTGCGCAATATGACAAATGGTTTGAGTAACATGCTCAATATAATGGGAATAACTTGCAACAAATAAGCGCTAGATCATTGTAGTCTGTCTTGAGCATTTGCGTTGGGTTTTatatcaaaacaatcatAGTGTGAGGGGGgtttttttcaattatcGATTTTATCTAGTCTTCGGCGTCAAATGGGAACTTTATTATCTCATTTGGGAAATAGCCGCCGTTTTGTAACATGAAAGACGTCTAGACAATGTAGTGCTTTTTAAGAGTTGGCGCAGCTTATCTTTGAGAAGAGAACAATAAGATTTTCTATGCGGCAAATCGAtacaaattgaagttgtcTCTTTTTTCATATTTGTTCTAAATCAAATGTCATATGAACTACCCaccttttttcaaatgttgtGCTACTTTGAACTTTACTCTTTGCCTAACGACGTTGGCCCAGAATTACTAAAGGGGGTTATTTTAATTGGTCA is part of the Candida orthopsilosis Co 90-125, chromosome 2 draft sequence genome and harbors:
- a CDS encoding Pop5 protein (S. cerevisiae homolog POP5 has ribonuclease MRP activity, ribonuclease P activity, has role in intronic snoRNA processing, mRNA cleavage and localizes to ribonuclease MRP complex, nucleolar ribonuclease P complex) produces the protein MVRVKHRYILFEIIYPPTSNTEALPTDPNEATQFTSSERNALLTLHRASPSNINHKTILHAIRKSLQEYYGDFGSGSAGMLMTLKYFSNKTSTGIMRCGRAQFETIVAAMSLVTKIEDQNITFSCAHISGTIKKCEEFSIKRSKELMRRIDGPKGKLLTI
- a CDS encoding Tfc4 RNA polymerase III transcription initiation factor complex (TFIIIC) subunit: MSQQQKLPSNNYFEDNIDLELHLSDSEDDAKIDEALTELDMKDLGIEGEELDDDGDDVEPLFIPSDDEDEDFKDISDDDDYDDEYNFKDALKGASNFKVRNRREKLSKNNKSYYRKRMMRADNRDLDPEVRMNLSLANEAFVRNDLQVAQQLYVDVIKKDPKNFSAYKAIGEIYKSQEKLDECCSSWLLAANLHPWDSDFWGQVAELSNELGHIDQAIYCYTRAITSDTKRSANFILERALLYKEKRQFGKALDGFQKIRQLYPQDTNIIKYLAGVYSEQKRLNDAINLYMRILDQNINPDTDSDDQYPKFDWPELNILLELHVQHRSLKLGINVLKLAARWIQGRMDETWWDENDDSEFDSKRRFKKLNHLKSRDLADFKTKPYDLPIDIRFKLGILRLGLDQKEEAMHHFEYLLDDNQAAIADLNFEAGKQLQEYGYYEEALTFLTRAFGNEELVSSFDLVTLLGKCYFEIADYAEAKEAYEELLTHSPNNVDFKLALAETLYHLGDDAQAEALINEVQMVNQKNLKKEKPLDEPAEAEGFSLIRNKMRKTPKRAKLSEQEKEEIEANAKRKVLEKYGRMERLQESMNLGDRVAIAAWIQLASQLIEMFTSIKSFFPKDRSKRFKGIIRYRTRKDIDLDEKLARAYNLLEGFNSEETFTRQTLVSKTEFRGLTYDQWFDIFAQFGLVMSKYENNTEYADDIINIALSVNIFVHDKNKDAMLRLLKLMFGIKQEQAATTVFHNIRTFLLQNQFSPYMCHLFFCCYASGAVFAETFSCYNHQKFFLRQIKAYDSCFKQEPVSGMPNITANVGDIQLGHSHPDLIYIYANLLGGKGSHSSLVFYLNRAYRYFSKDSMICLVLGLAHVHRSMQRLSSNRHIQLLQGISILLEYKTNRLRTNPTIYEKQEIEYNFGRLFHMLGLTTLAVGHYNKVLQISDDEDDIEDDYDLKWEAAYNLSLIYSVNGNSQMARYLTEKYLTM
- a CDS encoding Nsg2 protein (S. cerevisiae homolog NSG2 has role in sterol biosynthetic process and localizes to endoplasmic), whose amino-acid sequence is MSDLRRIALSNTNIKGMEASQLPPQQGNTTPVPGQMGKTDSEINLTRPELYGMYEGDSFVDFNKDIDDSSLLDLNVLSAEKVKANGKKAAVKTEVAPKLTLYSLPLPLKLVIVASSAYIYNQVIRHINYNHFSENQLVNYPLTITHVFLYAFVSKFKLSNYIEINDDLLNAGDEILALTLQGLLMASLHPILDKILPKFFSKRLLSSNPNPSSKSNVSSDLIRSCITFLGISYAIRKIEWSSFLQVSIIWSLINPGLWLLLDGTISGFLASLIASTIACVSIYSQNHNFINGYSKTTDDVIALWLWIGSFFFCGIIIFGKLGRGLFGNN
- a CDS encoding predicted membrane transporter: MLLKPFVILRNALWGKPPSDPKERRYLFKLDVFVLTYVCLLYWVNYLDRANVANAYVSGMQEDLGLSGNDFNVVNTIFYVGYIISMIPHNLILLKIRSRYWLTICAGIWSILTLSTYKVTHFYQLCIIRFVQAMFESCIFGGVHLILGSYYTDARDLIIRTFVFTSSGLVGQIFSGVIQAAVHQNMDGWHGLASWRVLFIMDFICSFPIVIFGYIFFPDAPEIGKPFYFTDEEHAMALERLVKPKHDKFGWNVLVRVFGKWHWYLFGMLWLVGAINESFATNSVFALWLKYYDYSVSDRNHFPMGVYAVGVLATAISAYYIRNVGNGKLYWHISLVIALVVLISPIIHLCRPYTEGSVFVAQYLSGVSYAAQTVSFGWANIVCADDLQERAIVISSMNMLGNTMNAWWSIVFFSADTAPKFRNGAIALISSSIATVFVVGSIAWLQRRDEKRVGGLVKQVDIEDIIDESIEEKEK